One genomic segment of Gottschalkia acidurici 9a includes these proteins:
- a CDS encoding spore coat associated protein CotJA — protein MYKDDCKKKPRYISPDCLKPNSRYKLAHAYVPFQTMDKVYCPEDALKRGTLFPELHLPYYIRQDGKKC, from the coding sequence GTGTATAAAGATGATTGTAAAAAGAAACCAAGATATATTTCACCCGATTGTTTAAAACCTAACTCTAGGTATAAATTGGCTCATGCTTATGTTCCTTTTCAGACTATGGATAAGGTCTATTGTCCAGAAGACGCTCTTAAAAGAGGAACTCTGTTTCCTGAGTTACACTTACCTTATTATATTAGACAAGACGGTAAAAAATGTTAG
- a CDS encoding spore coat protein CotJB, producing MNRERKALLMQIMEIDFSLLETSLYLATHPDDEHALRLHNTLAKKSKELIKVYECNFGPLTNKGMSKFPWQYINSPWPWDEKF from the coding sequence ATGAATCGTGAAAGAAAAGCTTTGTTGATGCAAATAATGGAGATAGATTTTTCTTTACTTGAAACTAGCTTATATCTAGCTACTCATCCTGATGATGAGCATGCTCTAAGACTTCATAATACTTTAGCAAAAAAGTCTAAAGAGCTAATAAAAGTATATGAATGTAATTTTGGGCCTTTAACAAATAAGGGTATGAGTAAGTTCCCTTGGCAATATATAAATAGTCCTTGGCCATGGGATGAAAAATTTTGA